From Candidatus Flexicrinis proximus:
AAGCCTCCGGCGTGACCGAGGAAATCCCGGCCGGGCTGATCTTCCGCTCGGTGGGCTACCGGGGCGTGGCGCTGCCGGGAGTGCCGTTCGACGAGCGCGGCGGGACGATCCCCAACCGCGAGGGGCGGGTGCTGGATGCGGCAGGCGGGCAGCCGGTCGGCGCGCTGTATGCGGTCGGGTGGATCAAGCGCGGGCCGAGCGGAATTATCGGGACGAACAAGCCGGACTCGGTCGAGACGGTGGAGCGGCTGCTGGAAGATATGCGGGCCGGGGCGCTGTGGACGCCGGAGACGGCTTCCGCCGGAACCATTAAGGAAGAATTGAAGAATCGTGGTACAATAGTCGTGGATTTTCAGGATTGGCTGAAGCTGGATGCGCGCGAGACAGAAAATGGCGCGAAAATCGGGCGGCCGAGGGTGAAATTCAGCAGCGTGCCGGAAATGCTGGCGGTACTCAAGGGCTAGGCCGGGTGAGAAACCTTAATTGAAAATAGATAATAATTGAGGCAAGGTAGGGTTTCTGTTACATCTAAACACAGCAGCCCCATGATACACTGTGGAAATGTAGGGCCAAATCCACAGTTGAAGGTGAGCGCCATCCCATGGCCAACATTCTCGTCGTCGATGATGATCGTGCGCTGCTGCTGATTATGCAGCTCACGCTGGAACGCGCCGGATTCCACGTGACAACCGCCGAGAACGGCGATCAAACCCTGAAACTGGCGCACCAGTCGCAGTTCGACCTGATCATCCTGGACGACATGATGCCGGGGATGAGCGGGGCCAGACCTGCCGGCTGCTCAAGAGCGATCCCCGCACCGAGAATACCCCGGTGATGCTGTACAGCGCGCGGTCGGACGCGGTGGAAAACGAGTACGTCCACGACATCCTGGCCAACGCCGCGCTGCGTAAACCCGCCTCGCCCACCAAAGTACTGGAAGTGGTGCGCGGGCTGCTGGCGATGGCCTGAGCGCGCCGAAGCAGCTCCCATCAACACCGCATGAAACCGCCCGCGACAGCAACCGTCCGGGCGGTTTTCGTTGTCTGGTCTGTTATGTATTGGCTTTGCAGAGGCTCGGCCTCCGCACCACCGCCAAAGGGCGTATGCCCTCTGGACTCCCTCATGGCCTTCGGCTTCGCTCGCGAAACCAAAGGCGGATGAAGGGTGCTGGGATGCAAATCCCTGCTGGGCCGGGGCAACGCCCCGTGTTATCCCTAGCGCGGGCAGGCCGCATACTGGGTGAGGTCGATGAGCCAGAGGCCGCCGTGACGGCCTTCCGCGCCGAGGGCCAGCAGCTTGCCATCCGGCGAGAGCGCCGACCAACCCGACTCGTCATCCGCGAGGGTGAGCGGCAGGACGGTGAGCGTGTGGAGGTTTCGGCGCCGAGGTTATAACACTGGAGGCGCGCCTGGCCGTCGATATCGCGGATGACGTAGATACCGACCGGCACATTGGTGGTGGCCGCGAAGACCGGCGCGGGATAGTTGTTGCCGGGGGCTTCCCCGTCGAAGAGCTTAATCTGGTTGCCGGGGTTGGTGGTGGAGACGATGTAGTAGCCGGTCACGCCGTCAACATCCTGGGCGAGGACGACGCGGGCGCCGTCGGGGGTCGGGCCGGGGACGATCAGCGACGGCGCGACATCCATGATCGGGATGCTGACATTCTGGCCGGCGAGGCTGGCGGTGATATAGCGCACAGGTTCGCCAAACGCGCCGAAATAGTAGGCGAGGAAACGCTCGCCGGGTGTCCGGACATAGCCCTGAAAGGCTGTAGCGGGAGAGCGCGTCCCAGATGAGGCGCTGGAAGGTGCCGTCCGGCTCGGCGGTGAGCAGGATATTGACCGGATCCTGAAACACGAAGCGGCGCGAGTCAGGGTGGAAGGCGATGCGGGCGTGGCGACGTCTTCGTCATCCTCAAGGGCGAGCCGGTCAGGATGACGGGATCGCGCAGATCGGGATACGGGAGGTCGATGCTGGCGTATTCGCCGGTTTCGGTATCAGCCGCGAACCAGTCCCAATCGGTATAGGTGTCGTCGGTGCAGCCGACGGCGAAGCGCAGATTCGCCCTGGCGCGTCCACTCGACGCGGGCGACGTCGCCTTCATAGACGGTGGTGATGTCGCGGTAGGTCAGGAAGGGATTGACGGGAGCGGGCGCGGTTTCGACGGCGGTGACGGCGACCTGCAGGGCGGCGGGGACGAGATCGTCGGCGTCCAGTTCGACGGCCAGCAGATAGGGGGCCGACTCACCCGGTTCAAGGGCGCGGCCGGGCCGCACGCCGAGGCCGCAGACATCGACCAGCACGCCATAGGCGATGCCGACGACCGCGCCGTCTGCCGCGGTCACCTCGCCTTCAAGCGCGACATCCAGATAGGCGGCCGTCCCGGTGTTGGTGACCGTCCCCGCCGCGATCCACTCGGTGATGCCGAAGGGATTGACGCGCTGACTGAGGACGGGATCGGTCACCGTCAGCGGCAGGGCCTGAGCGGCTGCCGGCATGCCGAGCGCCAGCAGCCCCAACCCGACGACACACAACCACAACCGCAGCGCACGCATGGCAGCATTCCTGTACAGACAACTCGATATGGCTGTCAGGATACAACGGGTGGGAGGGTGTGTCTACGGCGCGGGGCCAGCGAAAAGCAACCTCACCCCCGGCCCCTCTCCATGCTGGAGAGGGGTGAAAAGAAGTGAGGGAAGTGAAAGAAGTGAAAAGAAGTGGGAGAAGGGCGGTGGCGAGGGCATGACACGTCATGCCCCTACGGGGCGTCGAAACCCATGTCTGCCAGGGAGGCGACGAGGCGGACGGTCGCGACGCTGACGGCCTAAACTAAAACTCATCGTTCAAGATCTTTTCCAGAATGGTCTGGAATTCGGATTTGAGAGCGTTAAATCGATTCGATAGGAATGTCCCGAATGACTCCTCGGTGAGTGCATCTTTGGCGATCACTATGTCCGGGTGACAGACAAGCTCATATGCAAGCCTCTCAAGTTCCTGGGTTCGGGACTCGGGCGTCAAACCTGGACGAAGCTCGATCCATTCACGAAAGTTCTTTCCTTTCTTTGATCGATTCTTCTTGTTATGAAGCAACGCGAGGTTGGCTACATGGTTAATCGGCCAACCGGGAGAGTCGTCCGGGATCCGCGATTTGAGTTGTTCGACAGGTATTATGTGCTCAACATCCTTGTCGGTAATGGAGTCCCCCTGGGATATCGTCCGCGCCTGCGCATAGCGTAGGAACAAAACGCTCGGTGAGGTCAATGATACTGATCGGGTACGTCCAATCCTTTTCGCCTGTTCAGCACTCCAGCGATCCAGATCAATAGACCATGTGGCCATTCTTTGAAGCGATTCTGGCAGGGTGAAATACCTTTTGCCGGCGACTGCGTTGAAGAGTTTAGTATCGCCCGATCCTCGCCAGTAATCAGATAAACTGTCGGCAAGATAGTGGAGGCGCATACTTGCGCGAAGCGTGCGCAATTGCCTTGCGGCCTCAGCAGTTTTCTCTGGAAAAGCCTCAAAGTACGCATAGGTTGTCGCGATCATCGAAATGATCTGGTAATCGGTGTGGTGGAGAGGTCGTTTCCTCGACCCCGGGATCTGCATTTTTACAAGGAAATTCAGGACTTTATCTCGAACAAAGTCCGCAGCGTTCCGAATCCGTTTTTCGATACCGTCCAGAT
This genomic window contains:
- a CDS encoding response regulator produces the protein MANILVVDDDRALLLIMQLTLERAGFHVTTAENGDQTLKLAHQSQFDLIILDDMMPGMSGARPAGCSRAIPAPRIPR